In one Polaribacter sp. ALD11 genomic region, the following are encoded:
- a CDS encoding M1 family metallopeptidase, producing MKKLSLLVFSLFFISFATIAQEGTKEKKKTQQGHTDQNKFRQLKDVLATPNDQHAASGAPGHQYTQQKVDYVMDIRLDESANKIYGDEEITYHNNSKDHLEYLWVQLDQNMRADDSKTPLAKSNSAAAFVTPDNFKSSYMNEKKGFGYDITKVESNGKPLSHTINRTMMRINLPEALAPGKTFEFRIQWNYLINDINKDGGRSGLENFKDGNNNYTIAQFFPRLAVYNNVEGWQNMQFWGRSEFALEFGDYEVNLTVPSDHIVEATGSLQNEKDVLTKTQRKRFEKARKTFDNPVIIVTQEEAEKAEKGRATGTKTWKFKANRVRDFAFASSRKYIWDAMAVNINGKTVMATSLYPKEGNPLWEEHSTRAVATTLIEYSKLTFDYPYSKAVSVHSERQGMEYPMICFNFGRPNEDGTYSDRTKKGMIGVIVHEVGHNFFPMIVNSDERQWTWMDEGLNSFVEILAEDVYDAELFASNPAKEITRYMGGDQSNISPIMSQGDYVKQFGPNAYSKPAAGLYMLRKTIMGPELFDHAFRTYSKRWMFKHPTPEDFFRTMEDASGMDLDWFWRGWFYTTDVTDIGIKEVKSLYLTDKPGERVVKLKEQYKQYFDNLGELVYITDKKEDANANAMNKYAEGKEIPSFIYAVEFEKPGGLVMPIIVELTYADGTTKRETYPAQIWMSNDTTAKRVFASSKEIKSIVVDPDFETADVDTSNNSWPKKEGSKFEEFKNKKKN from the coding sequence ATGAAAAAACTTTCTTTACTAGTATTTTCACTTTTCTTTATCAGTTTTGCAACCATAGCGCAAGAAGGAACGAAAGAAAAGAAGAAAACACAACAAGGGCACACAGATCAAAACAAATTCCGACAATTGAAAGATGTTTTGGCAACTCCAAATGACCAACATGCAGCCTCGGGTGCTCCTGGTCACCAATACACACAACAAAAAGTAGATTATGTGATGGACATTCGTTTAGACGAAAGTGCTAACAAAATTTATGGTGATGAAGAAATTACGTATCACAACAATTCTAAAGATCATTTAGAATACTTATGGGTACAGTTAGATCAAAATATGAGAGCGGATGATTCAAAAACTCCGTTAGCAAAATCTAATAGTGCTGCTGCATTTGTTACGCCAGATAATTTTAAAAGTTCTTATATGAACGAAAAAAAAGGTTTTGGTTATGACATTACAAAAGTAGAAAGTAATGGTAAACCATTATCGCACACAATTAATAGAACCATGATGCGTATTAATTTACCTGAAGCATTGGCTCCTGGTAAAACTTTTGAATTTAGAATTCAGTGGAACTATTTAATCAATGATATTAATAAAGATGGTGGTCGTTCTGGATTAGAAAATTTCAAAGACGGAAACAACAACTATACAATTGCACAATTCTTTCCAAGATTAGCTGTGTATAATAATGTTGAAGGATGGCAAAACATGCAGTTTTGGGGGCGTTCTGAATTTGCATTAGAATTTGGAGATTATGAAGTAAACTTAACGGTACCTTCAGATCATATTGTAGAAGCTACTGGTTCTTTACAGAATGAAAAAGACGTTTTAACAAAAACACAACGCAAGCGTTTCGAAAAAGCTAGAAAAACGTTTGACAACCCTGTAATTATTGTGACGCAGGAGGAAGCTGAAAAAGCTGAAAAAGGACGTGCAACAGGAACAAAAACTTGGAAATTTAAAGCAAACAGAGTCCGTGATTTTGCATTTGCAAGTTCAAGAAAATATATTTGGGATGCAATGGCAGTAAATATAAACGGTAAAACGGTTATGGCTACTTCTTTATATCCTAAAGAAGGAAACCCGTTATGGGAAGAGCATTCTACAAGAGCCGTTGCAACAACGCTTATCGAATATTCTAAATTAACATTTGATTATCCATATTCTAAGGCTGTCTCTGTGCATTCAGAAAGACAAGGAATGGAGTACCCAATGATTTGTTTCAACTTTGGAAGACCAAATGAAGATGGAACATATTCTGATAGAACTAAAAAAGGAATGATTGGTGTAATTGTACACGAAGTTGGACACAACTTTTTTCCTATGATTGTAAATTCTGATGAAAGACAATGGACTTGGATGGATGAAGGTTTAAACTCATTTGTTGAAATTTTAGCTGAAGATGTGTATGATGCAGAATTATTTGCTTCAAACCCAGCAAAAGAAATTACAAGATATATGGGCGGAGATCAATCTAACATCTCTCCTATTATGTCTCAAGGAGATTATGTAAAGCAATTTGGACCTAACGCATATTCTAAACCAGCTGCTGGTTTATATATGTTAAGAAAAACAATTATGGGACCAGAATTATTTGACCACGCTTTTAGAACCTATTCTAAACGTTGGATGTTTAAACACCCAACACCAGAAGATTTCTTTAGAACCATGGAAGATGCTTCTGGAATGGATTTAGATTGGTTCTGGAGAGGTTGGTTTTATACAACTGATGTAACTGATATTGGTATTAAAGAAGTGAAGTCTTTATATTTAACTGATAAACCAGGTGAAAGAGTCGTAAAATTAAAAGAACAATACAAACAATATTTTGACAACTTAGGTGAATTAGTTTATATTACTGATAAGAAAGAAGACGCAAATGCTAATGCAATGAATAAATATGCTGAAGGAAAAGAAATACCTTCATTTATTTATGCTGTAGAATTTGAAAAACCGGGAGGTTTGGTTATGCCAATTATTGTGGAGTTGACGTATGCTGACGGAACAACAAAAAGAGAAACGTACCCTGCTCAAATTTGGATGAGTAATGATACAACTGCTAAAAGAGTATTTGCGTCATCTAAAGAAATTAAGAGTATTGTAGTAGATCCAGATTTTGAAACTGCAGATGTAGATACTTCTAATAACAGCTGGCCTAAGAAAGAAGGTAGTAAGTTTGAAGAATTTAAAAACAAAAAAAAGAACTAA
- a CDS encoding peptide chain release factor 3 — MNFLKEIKRRRTFGIISHPDAGKTTLTEKLLLFGGAIQEAGAVKNNKIKKGATSDFMEIERQRGISVATSVLAFIYKDKKINILDTPGHKDFAEDTFRTLTAVDSVIVVIDVAKGVEPQTEKLVEVCRMRSIPMLVFINKLDREGKDAFDLLDEVEQKLGLRVTPMSFPIGMGYDFKGIYNIWEKKLNLFSGDNKTTISDGIEFYDLSNPELDKIVGEKAAKTLREEIELIDEVYPPFNQQEYLEGNLQPVFFGSALNNFGVKELLEAFIEIAPSPQPKKAEERLVDSKEEKLTGFVFKIHANMDPKHRDRLAFIKIVSGTFKRNSPYLHVRTGKKVKFSSPNAFFAEKKEIVDESFPGDIVGIHDTGNFKIGDTLTEGEILNFKGIPSFSPEHFRYVNNADPMKSKQLYKGLDQLMDEGVAQLFTIEMNGRRVVGTVGALQYEVIQYRLEHEYGAKCTYENLNVHKACWVEPENPKSDEFKEFKRVKQRYLAKDKQGQLVFLADSEFTIQMTQNKYPSVKLHFTSEFKK, encoded by the coding sequence ATGAACTTTTTAAAGGAAATTAAACGTAGAAGAACTTTCGGAATTATCTCGCACCCGGATGCTGGTAAAACAACACTAACAGAAAAGTTATTGCTTTTTGGGGGTGCAATTCAAGAAGCTGGTGCGGTAAAAAACAATAAAATAAAGAAAGGGGCAACTTCCGATTTTATGGAAATTGAACGTCAGCGTGGAATTTCTGTAGCCACTTCTGTTTTAGCCTTTATTTATAAAGATAAAAAAATTAACATTCTAGATACTCCTGGTCACAAAGATTTTGCAGAAGATACCTTTAGAACTTTAACCGCTGTAGATAGTGTTATTGTTGTAATTGATGTTGCAAAAGGTGTAGAACCACAAACTGAAAAGTTGGTAGAAGTTTGTAGAATGAGAAGCATACCAATGCTAGTTTTCATTAATAAATTAGATAGAGAAGGAAAAGATGCGTTTGATTTATTAGACGAAGTTGAACAAAAATTAGGATTGAGAGTAACTCCGATGAGTTTTCCTATTGGAATGGGATATGATTTCAAAGGAATTTATAATATATGGGAAAAAAAATTAAACCTTTTTTCTGGTGATAATAAAACAACAATTTCAGACGGAATTGAGTTTTACGATTTATCAAACCCAGAACTAGACAAGATTGTTGGAGAAAAAGCTGCGAAAACTTTACGTGAAGAAATAGAATTGATCGACGAAGTATATCCTCCTTTTAATCAACAAGAATATTTAGAAGGAAATCTTCAACCCGTATTTTTTGGTTCTGCTTTAAATAATTTTGGAGTAAAAGAATTATTAGAAGCGTTTATAGAAATTGCACCTTCACCACAACCGAAAAAAGCAGAAGAGCGTTTAGTAGACTCTAAAGAAGAAAAACTAACCGGTTTTGTATTTAAGATTCATGCAAACATGGATCCTAAACACAGAGATAGGTTGGCTTTTATAAAAATAGTTTCAGGAACTTTTAAAAGAAATTCGCCTTATTTACACGTTAGAACAGGTAAAAAAGTAAAATTTTCTAGTCCGAATGCATTTTTTGCAGAAAAGAAAGAAATTGTAGACGAATCTTTTCCTGGAGATATTGTTGGTATTCATGATACCGGAAACTTTAAGATTGGAGATACCTTAACAGAAGGAGAAATACTTAATTTTAAAGGAATTCCTAGTTTCTCACCAGAACACTTCCGTTATGTTAATAACGCAGATCCAATGAAGTCTAAACAATTATACAAAGGTTTAGACCAATTAATGGACGAAGGAGTTGCTCAATTATTTACTATAGAAATGAATGGAAGACGTGTTGTTGGTACTGTTGGTGCTTTACAATACGAAGTAATTCAATATCGATTAGAACATGAATATGGTGCAAAATGTACGTATGAAAATCTAAATGTTCATAAAGCATGTTGGGTAGAACCTGAGAACCCTAAAAGTGACGAATTTAAAGAGTTTAAACGTGTAAAACAACGTTATCTAGCAAAAGACAAACAAGGGCAATTGGTGTTTTTAGCAGATTCTGAATTTACAATTCAAATGACCCAAAATAAATATCCATCAGTAAAATTACATTTTACGAGTGAGTTTAAAAAATAA
- a CDS encoding carboxypeptidase-like regulatory domain-containing protein: MKKTLLFIIFIISVSSYSQKNKSFFFGKIIDSTLAVKDAHVINLKTRQGTFSNEYGIFRISAKENDSLQITSIGYKTTLIQVKAFHLREKKNLIFLKRETYNLDEIVLKRTDLTGSLSLDVKKTPKNYKADAVEKLLHEIKSMDIYAISNMPMGANEIHLAKPKAIKLTGTFQGVGISSGGKTAISKEKYLLDKLEEEQQVSIKIFKLLGEDFFLKELKIPKEKYNHFFTYCSYKGVVELYKKNKILKLIKVLKEESIGYLKL; the protein is encoded by the coding sequence ATGAAAAAAACACTACTTTTTATTATTTTTATAATTTCTGTTTCATCATATTCTCAAAAAAACAAAAGTTTTTTCTTCGGAAAAATTATCGATTCTACTTTAGCAGTAAAGGATGCACATGTTATTAATTTAAAGACAAGACAAGGTACTTTTTCTAACGAGTATGGTATTTTTAGAATTTCAGCAAAAGAAAACGATAGTTTACAAATAACTTCTATAGGTTATAAAACAACTCTTATACAGGTAAAAGCGTTCCATTTAAGAGAAAAAAAGAATCTCATTTTTCTAAAAAGAGAAACCTATAATTTAGATGAAATTGTACTAAAAAGAACAGATTTAACGGGTTCTCTATCTTTAGATGTAAAAAAAACACCAAAAAATTACAAAGCAGATGCCGTAGAAAAATTATTGCATGAAATTAAAAGCATGGATATATACGCTATCTCTAATATGCCAATGGGCGCAAATGAAATTCATTTAGCCAAACCTAAAGCTATTAAACTTACTGGTACTTTTCAAGGTGTTGGTATTTCATCTGGTGGAAAAACTGCTATAAGTAAAGAAAAATATCTGTTAGACAAATTAGAAGAAGAACAACAAGTTTCAATTAAAATTTTCAAATTACTAGGCGAAGATTTCTTTTTAAAGGAATTAAAGATCCCGAAAGAAAAATACAATCACTTTTTTACGTATTGTTCTTACAAAGGTGTTGTTGAACTTTATAAAAAAAACAAAATCTTAAAGTTGATAAAAGTATTAAAAGAAGAAAGTATTGGCTATTTAAAATTATAA
- a CDS encoding M1 family metallopeptidase produces MRKIGLLILSIVFLTSATFGQDSKAKEGHTNQNKFKQLKELLPTPNLQRTASGAPGLKYTQQKVDYNIDIVLDDDNTRIYGNETITYHNNSDDTLQYLWVQLDQNMRAADSKSPDIQSSTIPNKTSKTRFNKSYVDTPFDGGFKIESVTNTDDSNLSYIINQTMMRIDLAQPLASGEQFQFKIKWWYNINNHRTQGGRSGYEHFPKDGNNNYVIAQFYPRLCVYDNVEGWQNDQFWGRSEFALEFGDFTVNITTPEDHMLGATGILQNPKDVFSNKELKRIEEARKTFDNPVIIRTQEEAEKIEKSKSKKTKTWKFYAENVRDYAFASSRKFIFDAMAVDINGKTVMAESLYSKEANPLYGDHSTRAVAQTLKTYSRYTFDYPYHKAISVDGQMGMEYPQICFNPGRPDADGTYSDRTKYRMIGVTVHEVGHNFFPMIVNSDERQWTWMDEGLNSYVQMLAMMDYEEGYPLGRGLPKNIVRYMAGDQSKISPIMSKGDNVHSFGNNAYGKPATALWILRETIMGKELFDHAFRTYSQRWMFKHPTPADFFRTMEDASGVDLDWFWRGWFYTTDVTDIGIENVKKFYATDDNKETINFIEDKSAGLKITKPKKANSNYFYEITFNKPGGLVMPIIVEYTYDDGTTEKKTYPAQIWRYNDKQVTKAIHSDKQITKIMIDPDLETADVDVSNNSFPREKKDKFSKFKTKMKN; encoded by the coding sequence ATGAGAAAAATAGGGCTACTAATCCTTTCAATTGTGTTTCTAACCAGTGCTACTTTTGGGCAAGATTCTAAAGCAAAAGAAGGGCACACCAATCAAAATAAATTTAAGCAACTAAAAGAGCTTTTACCAACACCTAATTTGCAAAGAACTGCTTCTGGTGCACCAGGTTTAAAATATACGCAGCAAAAGGTAGACTATAATATAGACATTGTTTTAGACGACGATAATACAAGAATTTACGGGAATGAAACCATAACATATCATAATAATTCAGATGATACTTTACAGTATTTATGGGTTCAATTAGATCAAAATATGAGAGCTGCAGATTCTAAATCTCCAGACATTCAATCTAGTACAATTCCTAACAAAACCTCTAAAACAAGATTTAATAAATCTTATGTAGATACTCCTTTTGATGGTGGTTTTAAAATAGAAAGTGTAACAAATACAGATGATAGCAATTTATCTTATATCATAAACCAAACAATGATGCGTATTGATTTAGCACAACCTTTGGCTTCTGGTGAGCAGTTTCAATTCAAAATAAAATGGTGGTACAATATTAACAATCACAGAACACAAGGTGGTAGATCTGGTTATGAGCACTTTCCTAAAGATGGAAATAACAACTATGTTATTGCTCAATTTTACCCAAGATTATGTGTGTATGATAATGTAGAAGGTTGGCAAAATGACCAATTCTGGGGACGAAGTGAATTCGCTTTAGAATTTGGAGATTTTACGGTAAATATTACAACACCAGAAGATCATATGTTAGGGGCAACAGGTATTTTACAAAACCCTAAAGATGTTTTTTCTAATAAAGAATTAAAAAGAATAGAAGAAGCTAGAAAAACTTTTGACAACCCTGTAATTATTAGAACTCAGGAAGAAGCAGAAAAAATAGAAAAAAGTAAATCTAAAAAGACTAAAACTTGGAAGTTTTATGCTGAAAATGTGAGAGATTATGCATTTGCTAGTTCAAGAAAATTTATTTTCGATGCAATGGCAGTAGACATCAATGGAAAAACGGTGATGGCAGAATCTTTATATTCTAAAGAAGCGAATCCTTTATATGGTGACCACTCTACAAGAGCAGTTGCACAAACGTTAAAAACATATTCTAGATATACATTTGATTACCCGTATCACAAAGCAATTTCTGTAGACGGACAAATGGGAATGGAATATCCGCAGATTTGTTTCAATCCAGGAAGACCAGATGCTGATGGTACGTATTCAGACAGAACAAAATATAGAATGATTGGTGTAACAGTGCATGAAGTTGGTCATAACTTTTTTCCTATGATTGTAAACTCTGATGAAAGACAATGGACTTGGATGGATGAAGGTTTAAACTCTTATGTACAAATGTTAGCTATGATGGATTATGAAGAGGGATATCCTTTAGGTAGAGGATTACCTAAAAACATTGTACGTTATATGGCTGGAGATCAATCTAAGATTTCTCCAATTATGTCGAAAGGAGATAATGTACATAGCTTTGGTAACAATGCGTACGGAAAACCTGCAACTGCTTTATGGATTTTGAGAGAAACAATTATGGGTAAAGAATTATTTGACCATGCTTTTAGAACCTATTCTCAAAGATGGATGTTTAAACACCCTACTCCTGCAGATTTTTTTAGAACAATGGAAGATGCTTCTGGTGTAGATTTAGATTGGTTTTGGAGAGGTTGGTTTTACACAACTGATGTTACAGATATTGGTATCGAAAATGTAAAAAAGTTTTATGCGACAGATGACAATAAAGAAACCATCAATTTTATTGAAGATAAAAGCGCTGGTTTAAAAATAACGAAACCTAAAAAAGCGAATTCTAACTATTTCTATGAAATTACATTTAATAAACCAGGTGGTTTGGTTATGCCAATTATTGTAGAATACACTTATGATGATGGTACCACAGAGAAAAAGACATATCCTGCTCAAATTTGGAGATATAATGACAAACAAGTTACAAAAGCGATTCATTCAGACAAGCAAATAACTAAAATTATGATAGATCCAGATTTAGAAACTGCAGATGTAGATGTATCTAATAACAGTTTTCCTAGAGAGAAAAAAGATAAATTTAGCAAGTTTAAAACAAAGATGAAAAATTAA
- a CDS encoding 6-carboxytetrahydropterin synthase encodes MPKVTVHRKAHFNAAHRLYRKEWSDEKNFEVFSKCSNPNFHGHNYELIVSLTGEIDEETGYVYDLGILRNHIKTEIEDCFDHKNLNLEVPEFKDLNPTAENISVVTYNKLRKLLPENLDLEVTLYETPRNFVSYSGE; translated from the coding sequence ATGCCTAAAGTTACTGTTCATAGAAAAGCACATTTTAATGCTGCACATAGATTGTATAGAAAAGAGTGGAGCGATGAAAAAAACTTTGAAGTTTTTAGCAAATGTAGCAACCCTAATTTTCACGGTCATAACTATGAACTGATCGTTTCTTTAACAGGAGAAATTGATGAAGAAACGGGATACGTATATGATTTGGGTATTTTACGAAATCATATAAAAACAGAAATTGAAGATTGTTTCGATCATAAGAACCTCAATTTAGAAGTTCCAGAATTTAAAGATTTGAATCCGACAGCAGAAAATATTTCTGTAGTTACCTATAATAAACTAAGAAAATTATTGCCAGAAAACTTAGATTTGGAAGTTACGTTGTATGAAACTCCTAGAAATTTTGTGAGTTACTCAGGTGAGTAA
- the idi gene encoding isopentenyl-diphosphate Delta-isomerase — protein sequence MEELVILVDVNDQPIGLMEKIEAHEKALLHRAFSVFIFNEKGELMLQQRAASKYHSPLLWTNTCCSHQREGESNVEAGRRRLQEEMGFVTEIKEVFSFIYKAPFDNGLTEHEFDHVMVGRYEDAPELNRKEAEAYKWMTLEDVKKDIEENPESYTEWFKIIFDKSYEKLTYA from the coding sequence ATGGAAGAACTAGTTATTTTAGTAGACGTAAATGATCAGCCAATTGGTTTGATGGAGAAAATTGAAGCACATGAAAAAGCATTATTGCACAGAGCTTTTTCAGTTTTTATTTTTAACGAAAAAGGGGAGTTAATGCTGCAACAAAGAGCTGCTTCTAAATATCATTCACCTTTATTATGGACTAATACTTGTTGTTCTCATCAAAGAGAAGGAGAAAGTAATGTGGAAGCGGGGAGAAGAAGATTGCAAGAAGAAATGGGATTTGTAACTGAAATAAAAGAAGTTTTTTCTTTTATTTACAAAGCACCTTTTGACAATGGTTTGACAGAGCATGAATTTGACCATGTTATGGTTGGTAGATATGAAGACGCACCCGAATTGAATAGAAAGGAAGCTGAAGCTTATAAATGGATGACTTTAGAAGATGTAAAGAAAGACATTGAAGAAAACCCTGAAAGTTATACAGAGTGGTTTAAAATAATTTTTGATAAATCTTACGAAAAACTAACATATGCCTAA
- the ribB gene encoding 3,4-dihydroxy-2-butanone-4-phosphate synthase, which translates to MTSLSNEKNTQLNNIAEAIEDVRNGKVIIVVDDENRENEGDFLAAAEKATPEMINFMATHGRGLICAPLTEKRCKELELGMMVENNTDPMETGFTVSVDLRGKGVTTGISAADRALTMQALVDKETKPFDLARPGHIFPLRAKEGGVLRRTGHTEAAIDFARLAGLEPAGVIVEIMNEDGTMARLPELLKVAKKFDIKIVSIEDLVAYRMEHDSLIEKKEDFDITTRFGEFRMRAYEQTTNNQIHIALTKGSWSKEEGVLTRVNSTSVNNDILGTLTNNADKKLDQMFQVINDEGKGAILFVNQQNQSQNLLSRLNILKENQLNGEIKAPEIKLDNRDFGIGAQILHDLNISKLKLITNSKQTKRVGMIGYGLEIVDYVTY; encoded by the coding sequence ATGACCTCTTTATCAAACGAAAAAAATACACAGCTTAACAATATTGCAGAAGCAATTGAAGATGTTAGAAACGGAAAAGTTATTATTGTTGTTGACGATGAAAACAGAGAAAATGAAGGCGATTTTTTAGCTGCTGCTGAAAAAGCAACTCCAGAAATGATTAATTTTATGGCAACTCACGGTCGTGGATTAATTTGTGCACCATTAACAGAAAAACGTTGCAAAGAGCTAGAATTAGGAATGATGGTTGAAAACAACACAGATCCTATGGAAACTGGTTTTACCGTTTCAGTAGATTTACGTGGAAAAGGTGTAACAACAGGTATTTCTGCTGCCGATAGAGCGCTTACCATGCAAGCTTTAGTAGATAAAGAAACAAAACCTTTCGATTTAGCAAGACCTGGACATATTTTTCCTTTAAGAGCTAAAGAAGGTGGTGTTTTAAGAAGAACTGGGCATACAGAAGCTGCCATAGATTTTGCTCGTTTGGCTGGTTTAGAACCTGCAGGAGTTATTGTAGAAATAATGAATGAAGATGGTACAATGGCACGTTTACCAGAACTTTTAAAAGTTGCCAAAAAATTTGATATTAAGATCGTTTCTATTGAAGATTTAGTTGCTTATAGAATGGAGCATGACTCTTTAATTGAAAAGAAAGAAGATTTTGATATTACGACTCGTTTTGGCGAATTTCGAATGCGAGCGTATGAACAAACTACCAATAATCAAATTCATATTGCGTTAACCAAAGGTTCTTGGTCTAAAGAAGAAGGCGTTTTAACACGCGTAAATTCTACTTCTGTAAATAATGACATCTTAGGAACTTTAACAAATAACGCAGATAAGAAATTAGACCAAATGTTTCAGGTGATTAATGATGAAGGAAAAGGAGCCATCCTTTTTGTAAATCAGCAAAATCAATCTCAAAATTTATTGTCTAGATTAAATATTTTAAAAGAAAATCAACTAAACGGAGAAATAAAGGCACCCGAAATTAAGTTAGATAATAGAGATTTTGGTATTGGAGCTCAAATTTTACACGACTTAAACATTAGTAAATTAAAATTAATTACAAACTCTAAACAGACAAAAAGAGTTGGTATGATTGGTTATGGTTTAGAAATTGTAGACTATGTAACTTATTAA
- a CDS encoding DUF6702 family protein codes for MKFKKSFLLLLVIPLLSFSAHKYYLSLTQIKFKEESKSVQIIINVFMDDIETALNKDYKIDLQLTTKKELQNNDVYFEKYLKTKLQFKIDNVAKEFTYIGKEYDGDLVYFYLEIENIPTISTIEITNKILMKHFPEQQNLIKSKVGKKNKSVLLSKDDYNKILTY; via the coding sequence ATGAAATTTAAAAAATCCTTTTTATTACTTTTAGTAATTCCGTTGCTCTCCTTCTCTGCACATAAATATTATTTAAGCTTAACACAGATAAAATTTAAAGAAGAATCTAAATCTGTACAAATTATTATTAATGTCTTTATGGATGATATTGAGACTGCTTTAAATAAAGACTATAAGATCGATTTGCAACTCACAACAAAAAAAGAACTTCAAAATAATGATGTTTATTTTGAAAAATACTTAAAAACTAAACTTCAATTTAAAATTGATAATGTTGCTAAAGAGTTTACATATATTGGAAAAGAATATGACGGAGATTTGGTCTATTTTTACTTAGAAATTGAAAATATACCTACCATTTCTACGATAGAAATTACCAATAAAATATTAATGAAACATTTTCCAGAACAACAAAACTTAATAAAATCTAAAGTAGGTAAGAAAAATAAAAGTGTTTTACTTTCTAAAGATGATTATAATAAAATATTAACCTATTAA
- the pepE gene encoding dipeptidase PepE, which translates to MKKLIIASTSTVYGTGYLDYLLPTLQLHFKAVKTLTFIPYARPGGISYDDYTTIVKKAFSKIKIDVKGIHEFENTKEALSNAEAIFTGGGNTFELVNQLYKKDVLGVLKKALESGTPYLGTSAGSNICGVNMRNTNDMPIVYPPSFKTLGCIPFNINAHYLDPIADSKHMGETRETRIKEFHVFNETAVLGLREGSWLSVEGEKITLQGKHSARLFQQNEKPVELESGVVVCV; encoded by the coding sequence ATGAAAAAATTAATTATAGCAAGTACTTCTACCGTTTATGGAACTGGTTATTTAGATTATTTATTACCAACTTTACAATTGCATTTTAAGGCAGTAAAAACGCTTACTTTTATTCCGTATGCAAGACCAGGTGGAATTTCTTATGACGATTATACAACCATTGTTAAAAAAGCATTTTCTAAAATTAAGATAGATGTAAAAGGAATTCATGAGTTTGAAAACACAAAAGAAGCTCTTTCAAATGCGGAAGCAATTTTTACTGGCGGCGGTAATACGTTTGAGTTGGTTAATCAATTATATAAAAAGGACGTTTTAGGTGTTTTAAAAAAAGCATTGGAGAGTGGAACACCTTATTTAGGTACAAGTGCAGGAAGTAATATTTGTGGCGTAAATATGAGGAATACGAATGACATGCCAATTGTGTATCCGCCAAGTTTTAAAACTTTAGGGTGTATTCCTTTTAATATAAATGCACATTATTTAGACCCAATAGCAGATTCTAAGCATATGGGAGAAACTAGAGAAACTAGAATAAAAGAGTTTCATGTTTTTAATGAAACGGCCGTTTTAGGTTTACGAGAAGGAAGTTGGCTTTCTGTTGAAGGTGAAAAAATTACACTTCAAGGAAAACATTCTGCAAGATTGTTTCAACAAAATGAAAAACCCGTTGAGTTAGAAAGTGGAGTAGTGGTGTGCGTTTAG
- a CDS encoding peptidylprolyl isomerase, which yields MKILIKLALILFILSFYQCKEGTSAKEETKGTSIKKTKNTLKKNLEKTVLKPWDSLNKDNVSSFFTEYGKQNKETKVIIKTKFGAIKLRLYDDVPIHRANFIFLTKLKYFNTTVIYRVAKNFVIQGGNSDETYTRKQRRLYGNYLLEPEFRSHRKHKYGALAAARQWEKNPNKLSNPFEFYMVHSRSGAYHLDNQHTVFGEVISGFDTMDKISKVKVGVDEWPVDDIKMTIEILE from the coding sequence ATGAAAATTTTAATAAAACTTGCTTTAATTCTATTCATTCTCTCTTTTTATCAATGTAAAGAAGGAACATCTGCAAAGGAAGAAACAAAAGGAACTTCAATAAAAAAGACAAAAAATACATTAAAAAAAAACTTAGAAAAAACAGTTTTAAAACCTTGGGATAGTTTAAATAAAGATAACGTCTCCTCATTTTTTACTGAATATGGAAAACAGAATAAGGAAACTAAAGTGATTATTAAAACAAAATTTGGAGCCATTAAACTGCGTTTATATGATGATGTTCCTATTCATAGAGCTAATTTTATTTTCTTAACCAAACTAAAATATTTTAATACTACAGTTATTTATAGAGTTGCCAAAAACTTTGTTATTCAAGGAGGAAATTCTGATGAGACTTACACCAGAAAACAACGAAGATTGTATGGTAATTATTTATTAGAACCAGAGTTTAGAAGCCATAGAAAGCATAAATATGGTGCTTTAGCAGCAGCGAGACAATGGGAGAAAAATCCTAATAAATTATCGAATCCGTTTGAGTTTTACATGGTTCATAGTAGAAGCGGCGCGTATCATTTAGACAACCAACACACCGTCTTTGGTGAAGTAATATCTGGTTTTGACACGATGGACAAAATATCTAAAGTAAAAGTTGGTGTAGACGAATGGCCCGTAGATGATATAAAAATGACTATTGAAATTCTAGAATAG